From Fusobacterium varium:
CTTTTACTCCTTCAGAAAAAAGAAAATATAAAAAAATGGCAAAAAGACATTCTCTTTTAGTAACTGGAGGTTCAGATTTTCATGGAGCTAATAGAGAAGGAATAGATATAGGAGATACAGGATTAGAATATTCACAATTCAGATTAATAAAAGAGAGAAATAGCAGATAATTTTTAAAATATACAGGAGGAAATTATGATTATAGTAACTGGAGCAGCTGGAATGATAGGAAGTGCATTCGTTTGGAAATTAAACGAAATGGGAATTAATGATATCATAGTAGTTGATAAATTCAGAACAGAAGAAAAATGGCTTAATTTAAGAAAAAGAGACTATGCTGACTGGGTAGACAGAGATGATCTCTTTGAGTGGCTTTCAAATCCAGCAAATGCTGAAAAAATAACAGGAGTTTTACATATGGGAGCTTGTTCTGCAACTACAGAGAAAGACGGAGACTACCTTATGTCAAATAATTATGGATATAGTAAAAAATTATGGGAGTTTTGTGCAGCAAGGCAGATAAATTATGTATATGCTTCATCAGCAGCAACATATGGAGCTGGAGAGCTTGGATATAATGATGATGTAACACCTGAAGAATTAAAAAAACTTATGCCTTTAAATAAATATGGATATTCTAAAAAAATATTTGATGATTGGGCATTTAAGCAGAAAATAGCTCCAAAACAATGGGCAGGAACTAAGTTTTTTAATGTGTATGGACCACAAGAATATCATAAAGGAAGAATGGCTTCAATGGTATTTCATACATTTAATCAATATAAAGAAAACGGAGGAGTAAAACTTTTTAAGTCTCATAAAGAGGGCTATAAAGATGGAGAACAGTTAAGAGACTTTGTTTATTTAAAGGATGTAGTCGATGTTCTATACTTCTTATTGACAGAGAAAGTGGAATCAGGAATATATAATATAGGAACAGGAGAGGCTAGAAGTTTCTTAGATTTATCTATGGCAACAATGAGAGCAGCTTCTAACAATCCTGAACTTGCTCAGCAAGATGTAATTGAATTTGTTCCTATGCCAGAAGATTTGAGAGGAAGATACCAATATTTCACTCAAGCAACTATGGAAAAATTAAAAAGAGCAGGATATACAAAAAAATTCCATTCATTAGAAGATGGAGTTAAAGATTATGTTCAAAACTATATGGCAAAAGAAGATCCATACTTATAGGAGGAAAAAATTAGATGAACCCATTTTTGATTGTCATAATTTTAGGAATAGTAGAAG
This genomic window contains:
- a CDS encoding ADP-L-glycero-D-mannoheptose 6-epimerase encodes the protein MIIVTGAAGMIGSAFVWKLNEMGINDIIVVDKFRTEEKWLNLRKRDYADWVDRDDLFEWLSNPANAEKITGVLHMGACSATTEKDGDYLMSNNYGYSKKLWEFCAARQINYVYASSAATYGAGELGYNDDVTPEELKKLMPLNKYGYSKKIFDDWAFKQKIAPKQWAGTKFFNVYGPQEYHKGRMASMVFHTFNQYKENGGVKLFKSHKEGYKDGEQLRDFVYLKDVVDVLYFLLTEKVESGIYNIGTGEARSFLDLSMATMRAASNNPELAQQDVIEFVPMPEDLRGRYQYFTQATMEKLKRAGYTKKFHSLEDGVKDYVQNYMAKEDPYL